A window of Hevea brasiliensis isolate MT/VB/25A 57/8 unplaced genomic scaffold, ASM3005281v1 Scaf7, whole genome shotgun sequence genomic DNA:
TTGTAAACTTTGGAATGGATCAATTAGGTATAATCCAATTTTATTGACAGAATATtgtatcaataattttttttattcaaaaaaggTACAATGAGTTGAATAATAATTGGTAGGCTGTAAATTGAGAAGTAGACATTAGGTGAATAGTATTAAAATAAGTAGATGTGGAGACTTGAATTTAAGATACTTCTACTCCCTGCACCTTAAAAGTGAAAAAAAACTAATCAGGCTACTTCTGATTAGCACTAGCTATTGAAATGTCCTCATTGATTCACCATTGAGTTAGCCTTTAAAATTCAAATGAATTCCAACCAATCAATGCATAGTTTAGAGGCTTTAATTGACTAGCTTAGGAACTAATAATGGAGATCTTGGTAGAATCTTATCTAAACCCTTTCTTTTAGGGTTTTCAGAACTTGACCAACAAAAGAGATTTAAAGTCATGATAGATACAAATGCTTTGCCGCCAAATAGAGAGACAAACCTAAATTAACCTAAGTTTTTGAGGTaatcacactaatatttaaaaataatatagttGATTATTACTTAAATTAATCCCAATACATGCAAACGTGTTTGAATGTAGTCCACTCACTTTGAGCAATAGAAAGAATATTATAAGTGTTATTTTCATTATTAAGCtaaaagaatagttataaatttgATGGATTTTAAGATAAAGGGAAATGGTCTGTGGGGGGGACCATGAAAGACCCTTTGAGGTTGGGAACTTCATGATTTGCTGGCTAGGAGATTAGGTTTTCTCTGCAACCTATACCCTCAATTTCAGCAAGTGAACATGCAATTGCAAAGTAGCCTTACTTTAATTTGCTTCAAAATTGATTGATATTCGCTTAATGTATAAAGAAGCTTGACCAATATGGGTCTTCTCCAGCAATTcaaatctctttttctttttccattttgaCAATTGTTGTCATTTATAGAAACCACACTGATGATATCAAATTCACTTGTGGCTAGCATGTCAGTAAACTTAATTTAAGTACTATATTTAGAGGATCAATATAATCAAATTTGTagttattttttcttctttcctttgGCAGGATTTATTGAGGGGAGACTCAACTATTctctcaaaatttaaaatgaaaaaatagaGGATTAATTGGATGGAAGGTGAACAATTAATTATAGCTTTTATCTGTTGAATAACAGCCCTTTCACTTGGCATTGTCGGATCACTGAGATTGACTTTCATCCCTGCTCGACGGGCAGATCTTGTAGTCAAATTCCCTTCTCCCTTTGCACTCGAGGGCAGTCACTTGTTTTTATTCTACATATTGGTTATTTGGAACTACAAGGAAAATTTTTGATGGAATAGTTACGTTATGTATAATATTTTGACTACATAGAATCCCTCAATTTCACAAATTAgtttcttttaaaattaaaatgtatattttttttataaaaaaaaaattattaaagagATTAAGCAGAAAAAATTTACCATAAATTAATCCAGCTAAaattttattaacattttatctatttttatttattagaaaACAAAAAAATTTCATTAATAGCTTGTCATTGAAAATCGTAATGTACTTtttaatgttaattttatttgtgatGCACTacgcatatatacatatatgtatgcaTATCAACAGGTGAAATCATTATAGTGTTATCACATACGGTATTGGGTGCATGCGCTATATGTACATATAACATATTTGCAAATTGGGTGCATGTATATATGTTGGCTCATACATGCATAGTCATCATAGTCATGATGTACCGACTTAATATAAGAGTGAAGAGCAATATATATTGTCCGAGTTAGAGAAGATCATCATATATATCGATCATCAGCTAGCAGTAAATTAAATGGAAGATGAACAAGATCGATTGTTGCCAATTGCCAATGTGGGTAGGATTATGAAGCAAATCCTACCACCAACTGCCAAGATTTCCAAAGAAGCAAAACAAACAATGCAAGAATGTGCCACAGAATTTATAAGTTTTGTAACTGGTGAGGCGTCAGACAAGTGTCACAAGGAGAATCGCAAGACAGTGAATGGAGATGACATCTGTTGGGCTCTGAGTTCTCTAGGGTTTGATAACTACTCTGAGGCTATAATAAGGTATTTACATAAATATAGAGAGGCTGAAAGAGAGAGAGCTAACCAAAACAAAGCTACTGCTTCCTCtcaagaaaaagatgaagaagagtTCAACTTTAAAGGTACCCAAGTGCAACAGCTGCAAACTGAGAGTACTCCTACTCCATCAGAGTTTAGGATTCTTGAGAAGGGTAACAGCAGCTCTCTTAAAAAGCGATATTGATTATATATGAGTAATACTGAAATTGGAATTCTCTTTTAAGATGGAGAGACGAAGGAGAAGAACAAGAtggagagaggaagaagaaacggCAAGAATATGGAATTCCGAGGTTTAAACGACTAAGCTCCAGTATAATAAACACCCCAATTTCTTGAGAAGTTGTAGTGATGACTTATGAAAAGATTGTAGTCTACTAATATCAAATATGGGTTACTACTCTGAGGTAACTTTAATCCTTTTTTGGCATCTACCAGTCCTTGTGGTTTGTTTTAGCTCATAGTTTTGTCgacgaagaagaagaaaattactTAGTTATGCTCTCATCTTTCATTTTCTGTTCATAGATTTGTAAAGGAAAAGTTACCCAAATGTATCAGAGTTTAGCTAACCctatataaataaatatgagcaaaaatttaattaataaaatgaatCCAGGAAAAGCTACCCTATTTTTGGAGTTAAGATGCTTAAATATAATCTTATGATGTCAAATATTAATTTAACACATTTCTCATGTAGAAACTATCAAGAAGTTGAGCCAAAGAATGTTTCTTGTTTCTTTTTCCCTTAGCAGCTCtccctctctgtctctctctctctctctctcaaatatGGTCTGGGTGTGGGTGAGGGGTAACACACTATTGCTGTGGCTGTTCAAGACTTGAGATTTTCCAGTCACTGGTCATGTCTTGATTATGACTG
This region includes:
- the LOC131177672 gene encoding nuclear transcription factor Y subunit B-4-like; amino-acid sequence: MEDEQDRLLPIANVGRIMKQILPPTAKISKEAKQTMQECATEFISFVTGEASDKCHKENRKTVNGDDICWALSSLGFDNYSEAIIRYLHKYREAERERANQNKATASSQEKDEEEFNFKGTQVQQLQTESTPTPSEFRILEKGNSSSLKKRY